A portion of the Paenibacillus sp. PvR098 genome contains these proteins:
- the purK gene encoding 5-(carboxyamino)imidazole ribonucleotide synthase, translated as MTQEKVASKAYDPNRVYAPGATIGILGGGQLGRMLALAGRAMGYRFVTLDPIPDAPCGQVADQQIVAEYHDAAAARQLAQQADVITYEFENVDAEVTSLLMAESYVPQGSKLLYTTQHRLREKRAIESAGVKVAPYAEIRSVVELREAVLRFGTPCVLKTATGGYDGKGQWVIRSLEEVQDAYDTLSKAKTELVLEQFIRFDKEISVIAARSPRGEVKVFPAAENVHVNNILHLSIVPARAPEAVLKEAEAMAQRIAEELDVIGLIAVEMFLTASGELYVNELAPRPHNSGHYTMEACRTSQFEQHVRAICNLPLGDTALLTPVVMVNVLGEHVQPLLDWIVNPESQRVAPGVTAKVHLYGKQEAKTGRKMGHVNLLSESVEAAFGWIEASHVWESIEKN; from the coding sequence ATGACGCAAGAAAAAGTGGCCAGCAAGGCATACGATCCAAATCGCGTGTATGCTCCGGGTGCAACGATCGGTATCCTTGGGGGCGGTCAGCTTGGCCGGATGCTGGCTTTAGCCGGACGCGCGATGGGTTACCGTTTTGTAACGCTGGATCCCATACCTGATGCGCCCTGCGGGCAGGTAGCCGATCAACAGATCGTCGCAGAATATCATGATGCGGCGGCAGCGAGGCAGCTAGCGCAGCAGGCGGATGTCATCACGTATGAATTCGAGAATGTAGACGCGGAAGTAACTTCTCTGTTGATGGCGGAATCGTACGTGCCGCAGGGCAGCAAGCTGCTCTACACCACGCAGCATCGCCTGCGCGAGAAACGGGCGATTGAATCGGCAGGAGTCAAGGTAGCGCCATATGCCGAGATCCGAAGCGTAGTGGAACTCCGTGAAGCGGTACTGAGATTCGGAACGCCCTGCGTGCTCAAAACGGCGACTGGCGGCTACGACGGTAAAGGCCAATGGGTCATTCGCTCGTTGGAAGAGGTACAGGATGCCTATGATACTTTGAGCAAGGCGAAGACGGAGCTGGTGTTGGAGCAGTTCATCCGTTTCGATAAAGAAATATCCGTCATTGCAGCCAGAAGCCCGCGGGGGGAAGTAAAGGTATTCCCTGCTGCGGAGAACGTGCATGTGAACAACATATTGCATCTGTCCATTGTCCCGGCGCGCGCGCCGGAAGCTGTGCTGAAGGAAGCCGAGGCGATGGCGCAGCGAATTGCAGAAGAGCTCGACGTTATCGGACTGATCGCAGTGGAGATGTTTTTAACGGCAAGCGGCGAGCTGTATGTGAACGAGCTTGCGCCGCGGCCTCATAACTCCGGTCATTACACGATGGAAGCGTGCCGGACGTCACAATTCGAGCAGCATGTAAGAGCGATATGCAATCTTCCGCTCGGAGATACGGCTCTTCTGACGCCGGTAGTGATGGTCAACGTACTAGGCGAACATGTTCAGCCGCTATTGGATTGGATTGTGAATCCGGAATCCCAGCGGGTTGCGCCCGGCGTAACGGCGAAGGTTCACTTGTACGGCAAGCAAGAAGCCAAAACAGGCAGGAAAATGGGACACGTCAATCTGCTGTCTGAATCTGTGGAAGCTGCTTTTGGTTGGATAGAGGCATCACACGTTTGGGAATCTATAGAAAAGAATTAA
- the purE gene encoding 5-(carboxyamino)imidazole ribonucleotide mutase encodes MSVLVGVIMGSQSDWETMKHACDMLEELGVPYEKKVVSAHRTPDLMFEYAASAEERGLKVIIAGAGGAAHLPGMVAAKTVLPVIGVPVKTSTLNGLDSLLSIVQMPGGVPVATVAIGHAGATNAGLLAAQILGAFDPELRRKVTQRRERIAETVMEKSVLE; translated from the coding sequence ATGTCAGTTCTTGTAGGAGTCATTATGGGCAGCCAGTCCGACTGGGAAACGATGAAGCATGCATGCGATATGCTGGAGGAACTGGGTGTACCTTATGAGAAAAAGGTCGTTTCAGCACATCGTACGCCTGACCTGATGTTTGAATATGCGGCGTCAGCGGAAGAGCGGGGGCTGAAGGTCATTATCGCCGGGGCGGGAGGAGCTGCGCATCTGCCGGGTATGGTGGCGGCGAAAACGGTGCTTCCGGTCATCGGCGTTCCAGTCAAAACCTCCACGCTGAACGGCCTGGATTCACTGCTGTCGATCGTGCAGATGCCGGGTGGCGTTCCCGTGGCGACGGTGGCGATCGGCCATGCAGGAGCAACGAATGCCGGACTTCTCGCAGCACAGATCCTGGGAGCGTTTGATCCGGAGCTGCGGCGGAAAGTGACGCAAAGGCGGGAGCGTATCGCAGAGACGGTAATGGAAAAGAGCGTGCTGGAATGA
- a CDS encoding DUF6483 family protein, producing the protein MYRRDYLMRLIEQTTEVLHKVMFARNNHRLQEALELLNQAMRQLLGLNSKLVHALSTKDLLALLSKDGDIDQGKVLALGDMLNAQAAAHEESGHTAEARKAGLKVLEILLFAREMDSRGELAELFQARIDTSLQVIGRAPMSMDTLHKLVFYYDDHGQYGKSEDVLFHLLEELQEEEQRTEELAAVLDEGIRMYERWLSVEVEQLNAGNLTKIEVEEGLDELKNIKIKYVNIR; encoded by the coding sequence ATGTATAGACGCGACTATCTCATGCGATTGATTGAGCAGACGACGGAAGTGCTGCATAAGGTGATGTTTGCGAGGAATAATCATCGATTGCAGGAAGCGCTCGAATTGTTAAATCAGGCGATGCGTCAATTGTTAGGACTAAACTCAAAGCTGGTACACGCATTATCTACTAAAGATTTACTCGCTTTGCTTTCAAAGGATGGAGATATCGATCAAGGAAAAGTGCTGGCCCTAGGGGATATGCTGAATGCCCAGGCCGCTGCACACGAAGAGAGCGGTCATACGGCTGAGGCGCGGAAAGCTGGCTTGAAGGTGCTTGAGATTCTGCTCTTCGCTAGAGAAATGGATTCCCGAGGGGAGCTGGCGGAACTGTTTCAAGCACGAATTGATACGTCACTTCAAGTTATAGGCCGCGCCCCCATGTCGATGGACACGCTGCATAAGCTGGTTTTTTATTATGACGACCATGGACAATACGGAAAAAGCGAGGATGTATTATTTCATTTATTGGAGGAATTACAAGAGGAAGAGCAGCGCACGGAGGAACTGGCGGCAGTCTTAGATGAAGGGATTCGTATGTATGAGCGCTGGCTGTCTGTCGAAGTAGAGCAGCTTAATGCTGGTAACCTAACGAAGATAGAAGTGGAAGAAGGGCTCGATGAACTAAAGAATATAAAAATAAAATATGTAAATATCAGGTAA
- a CDS encoding stalk domain-containing protein, whose amino-acid sequence MKFRFRNMLLACVFAVPAVIQVSSPAHAEKPVRVAHDVKVQVNEKLVAFPDAQPFVDENHKLQVPARAVTDKLGYKLHWKQDGSQFTITMKNADKTVSFTTGDPIITVNGKPTRIKDTAKFVDGRVYVPFRLISDSFGIKTQWDKVNRIAILSADGQYHAPAWYRSVNSVMNYSKMIEAKATAYTASADENGGYAGLDYMGNALRLGTIAVDPSVIPLGSKVYVEGYTYDGLPAGGMYAMATDTGGAVKGNRIDIFLPESKSEARTFGIQQVKVYVVGS is encoded by the coding sequence ATGAAGTTCCGATTTAGAAACATGCTTCTCGCGTGCGTCTTTGCCGTACCAGCCGTGATTCAGGTATCCTCGCCCGCGCATGCAGAAAAACCTGTGCGTGTGGCCCACGATGTCAAGGTACAGGTGAATGAAAAGCTGGTGGCATTCCCGGATGCACAGCCTTTCGTGGATGAGAATCATAAGCTCCAAGTCCCTGCAAGAGCGGTTACGGACAAGCTCGGGTACAAGCTCCACTGGAAACAAGACGGTTCCCAATTCACCATTACAATGAAGAACGCTGACAAAACCGTTTCGTTCACTACAGGTGATCCTATCATTACCGTCAATGGAAAACCGACCCGAATTAAAGACACTGCCAAGTTTGTAGATGGGCGTGTCTACGTCCCCTTTCGACTGATTTCCGATTCCTTCGGCATCAAAACACAGTGGGACAAAGTTAACCGGATTGCGATACTGAGCGCAGATGGACAATACCATGCGCCCGCTTGGTATAGATCAGTGAACTCTGTGATGAATTACTCCAAAATGATTGAAGCCAAAGCGACGGCATACACCGCATCTGCAGATGAGAACGGCGGTTATGCAGGGCTGGACTATATGGGCAACGCGCTTCGGCTGGGTACTATTGCTGTGGACCCGTCCGTCATTCCGCTCGGATCTAAGGTGTATGTGGAGGGTTACACGTATGACGGTCTTCCTGCCGGCGGGATGTACGCTATGGCAACCGATACGGGTGGTGCCGTAAAAGGTAACCGCATTGATATTTTCCTGCCCGAGAGCAAGAGCGAAGCAAGAACGTTCGGTATTCAGCAAGTGAAAGTATATGTTGTAGGTTCCTGA
- a CDS encoding polysaccharide deacetylase family protein, protein MRRRIRMLMLCLVFTFLTGAAAPQNSEVVWNVETDQKLIALTFDDGPNPVFTPQILDLLNQYGAKATFFVIGKRVQMYPVIAIREVNEGHEIANHTFDHHYLKNYPPERLVEEIRQTQEVIFDITEQMPHVFRPPGGFYNDALLHSVKEDKLTVVMWSWYQDTKDWKKPGVDNIVRQVLNNLHNGDIILFHDLQGDCTQTVEALKRILPELTQRGYRFVTVSDLIAKTRK, encoded by the coding sequence ATGCGTCGTCGAATTCGTATGCTTATGCTTTGCTTGGTGTTCACTTTTCTTACCGGTGCCGCTGCTCCCCAGAACAGTGAAGTCGTATGGAACGTAGAAACGGACCAGAAGCTGATCGCCCTAACCTTTGATGACGGACCCAACCCCGTGTTTACGCCGCAAATTTTGGATTTATTAAACCAGTACGGAGCTAAAGCGACTTTTTTCGTGATCGGCAAACGCGTGCAGATGTATCCGGTTATCGCCATTCGTGAAGTGAACGAGGGACACGAAATCGCCAACCACACCTTTGACCATCATTATTTGAAAAATTACCCTCCGGAACGTCTCGTAGAAGAGATTCGCCAAACGCAGGAGGTAATCTTTGATATAACCGAACAAATGCCGCATGTTTTTCGCCCTCCCGGAGGCTTTTATAACGATGCGCTGCTGCACTCCGTGAAGGAGGATAAGCTGACGGTGGTCATGTGGTCTTGGTATCAGGATACTAAGGATTGGAAAAAACCGGGCGTAGACAACATCGTCCGTCAAGTTCTTAACAATCTTCACAACGGTGATATCATTCTGTTCCACGATCTTCAAGGGGACTGTACTCAGACCGTGGAGGCGCTCAAACGAATTTTACCGGAGCTTACACAAAGAGGGTACCGATTCGTCACGGTGTCTGACTTGATTGCCAAAACCCGAAAATGA
- a CDS encoding AAA family ATPase: MEFLRDQIPSFNIYPFDLPALRKLSSLPLHLKVTYIVGENGMGKSTLLEAIATAWGFNPEGGSLNFTFSTYTSHSELYRYIRLVRGIRRLRDGFFFRAETYYNLATNIEEMDRESSSGSSIIRSYGGKSLHEQSHGESFFTAFLHRFGGNGLYILDEPEAALSPFKPLSTLARNHALVNKNSQFIISTHSPILMAYPDALLYNLTDNGIEQVSLEETEHYIIMKQFLLGRERMLKELFADTD; this comes from the coding sequence ATGGAGTTTCTAAGAGACCAGATTCCTTCTTTTAATATATACCCGTTCGATCTACCCGCTCTGCGAAAGCTTTCATCTTTGCCTTTGCATCTCAAAGTAACCTATATCGTTGGCGAGAATGGAATGGGGAAGTCCACACTGCTTGAGGCAATAGCTACCGCTTGGGGATTTAATCCGGAGGGTGGGAGCCTCAACTTCACCTTTTCCACCTATACGTCCCACTCCGAGCTGTACCGGTATATTCGTTTGGTTCGTGGCATCCGTAGACTGCGGGACGGCTTCTTTTTCCGTGCCGAAACCTATTATAATCTGGCAACGAACATTGAAGAAATGGATCGCGAGTCATCCTCCGGCAGTTCCATCATCCGTTCATACGGCGGCAAGTCATTACACGAGCAGTCTCACGGAGAATCATTCTTCACTGCTTTCCTTCACCGTTTTGGTGGGAATGGCCTTTATATTTTAGACGAGCCCGAGGCAGCCTTATCTCCTTTCAAGCCGTTGTCCACGCTGGCCCGCAATCACGCGTTGGTAAACAAAAATTCACAGTTTATTATTTCAACTCATTCTCCCATTTTAATGGCGTATCCTGATGCTCTGCTCTACAATCTGACGGACAACGGCATAGAACAGGTATCTTTGGAGGAAACAGAACACTATATCATTATGAAGCAGTTTCTTCTGGGACGTGAACGTATGCTGAAGGAATTGTTCGCAGATACGGATTAA